A part of Homalodisca vitripennis isolate AUS2020 unplaced genomic scaffold, UT_GWSS_2.1 ScUCBcl_1147;HRSCAF=4416, whole genome shotgun sequence genomic DNA contains:
- the LOC124371253 gene encoding uncharacterized protein LOC124371253, which yields MTAYDLLGNALLKVTELRWSFEEVCSEAEEVCSKWGITITHEFIGQRARKVKKHFDELCEDQRLTDPKSNFRVTIFFPVVDTIVSQIDNRFKGMKQVIDAYKIVHPSFLASCSDEELRCEADNFVSRFSDDVTPLFKAQILSVRNAFQSKLKDFKEVKEVANLLLIENSSLASTYPDVLTACFMYLTVPVTVAKAERSFSKLKLIKNYLRSSMSQQRLTDLALLSIENDRARKIDFDRIIDVFASVKSRRKSF from the coding sequence ATGACAGCGTACGATCTCCTAGGCAATGCTTTATTGAAAGTAACCGAACTTCGTTGGTCCTTTGAAGAAGTCTGTAGTGAAGCAGAAGAAGTATGTTCAAAATGGGGGATTACGATTACCCATGAATTTATTGGCCAACGTGCAAGAAAGGTAAAAAAGCACTTTGATGAACTTTGTGAAGACCAAAGACTGACAGATCCTAAAAGCAATTTCAGAGTGACAATATTCTTCCCAGTGGTTGATACTATAGTGTCACAAATTGACAACCGTTTTAAAGGCATGAAGCAAGTGATTGATGCCTATAAAATTGTTCACCCTTCTTTCCTGGCCTCATGTTCAGATGAAGAACTGCGTTGTGaagctgataattttgtaagcagattttcagatgatgtaacgccattgttcaaagctcagattttatcagtaaggaatgcttttcaatccaaattaaaggatttcaaagaagtaaaagaagtTGCAAATCTCCTACTCATTGAAAACAGTTCCCTAGCATCAACCTACCCGGATGTACTAACAGCATGCTTTATGTACCTCACAGTCCCTGTGACAGTAGCCAAAGCAGAGAgatcattctcaaaattaaaactcatcaaaaactaCCTGCGAAGCTCCATGTCCCAACAACGTCTCACTGATTTGGCTCttttgtctattgaaaatgacagagcccgaaaaatagattttgaccgaattattgatgtttttgctaGTGTCAAGTCAAGAAGAAAGTCTTTTTAG